GGCGGGCTCATCATCACCATCAATGAAAACCCTCAGGTATCCCAGCCCAATGCCCTGGCCGGAGGCGATACCGTGGTGGTGCCCAACTCCACCATCAATGTACAGCAGCAGGACGGTCGCATGTTCAAGCTGGACACCGGCACCACCCTGGACGATCTGGTGCGGGCGGTGAACCAGGTGGGCGTGGCTCCCGGCGATCTGGTGGCCATTCTCGAGGCCCTGCGTCAGGCGGGCGCCATTCAGGGTGAACTGGTGATTATTTAACGTCTTTAACCGGAGTGGGCGGAGGCAGCGCATGAAAAATATCGATAATGTTCAGAACAGCCTGCTGGCCAACGATATTCAGGGGCTGGACAGGCTGCGCCAGCAGGGCTTTGCCAGAGACAGGGGCGAGGCGCTGGATGCGGCCGCTCGCCAGTTTGAAAGCCTGTTCACCCAGCAGCTGTTCAAGTCGATGCGCGATGCCAACAAGGTGTTTGAAGCCGACAGCCCCATGAACAGTCGCTACACCCAGTTTTATCAGGATATGCACGATCAGCAGATGAGCAGCGAGCTCAGCCGGCAGGGCAGCCTGGGGCTGGCGGACTTGATTGTGCGCCAGCTGGGCGGCGGTGAAGACGCCGCTGCGGCTCCGGAAGCTCGCCACTTCCCCCTCGAGAATGTACGCCGCATTCAGGGCAAGGTGGTGCGTCCGCCCGAGGAAAATACCAGCGCGGCCGAGCCGGGAGCAAAAGCCGGACCGCCGCTGAAGGCGGCGCAAAATACACAGGATCATGCCGTGACCCTGGCCGCCGGGCAGACCTTTGACTCACCGGAAGAGTTCGTGCGCCGGTTGCTGCCCGCGGCCACCGCCGCAAGCGAGCGGCTGGGGCTGGACCCCAAAGCCATGCTGGCTCAGGCGGCGCTGGAAACCGGCTGGGGCAAAAAAATCATCGGCAGAAAAAATGGCGAGTCCAGCCATAATCTTTTTGGCATCAAGGCCGATAAAAGCTGGAAAGCGCAGAAAACCTGGGTCAGTACCCTGGAATACGAGCAGGGCATTGCCGTGCAGGTAAAGGCACCGTTCAGAACCTATGCCTCCTTTAACGACAGCTTTAACGATTATGTGCAGTTTCTGAACGACAACCCCCGTTACGGTGACGCCTTGCAGCAAACCGGCTCCCCCCGGCAGTATTTTCAGGCCCTGCAACAGGCGGGCTATGCCACCGACCCGAACTATGCCAGCAAGCTTGCGGCGGTGCTCGACACCGTCAACCGGCTGGCCTCACAAGCATAAGGACACACCATGGCTGTTGATATGTACCAAACCGGGGTAAGCGGGCTGCTGGCGGCTCAGGCCCAGCTGGCCACCACCGGCCACAACATTGCCAACGTGAACACCGAAGGCTACCACCGCCAGCGGGTTGAGCAGGGCACCGCTCATGCCATGCGCGAAGGAGGCATGTACATTGGCACCGGCGCCCAGGTGTCCAGTGTTACCCGTCTTTACCAGGAATATGCTTTCAAGGATCTGCTGGTCAATAATACCGAGCAGGCCGGTGCCAGCGCCCTTCACCAGCGTTTATCCCATCTTGATCAGGGCCTGACCAACCTGAGCAAGGCCATTACCGGGGGAATGGACGAATTGTATGGAGCGCTCAATGCCATTGTCGATAACCCGGGGGATCTGGGAAACCGGGATATTGCCTTGTCGAGAGCGGAAGATCTGGCTGGTCAGTACAATCGTTTACACGACTTTTTCTCTCAGGAAATGGCCACGGCCAGCAGTGAAATTGACACCAGAAGTAACTCGATTAACAAGATGACATCGGCCCTGGCCAGGCTTAATCAGGAAATTCAGCAGGCAGGGCAAACCGGTATTCCCAATGATCTGCTGGACCAGCGCGACAAGCTCATCCATCAACTGTCATCAGAGGTCAAGATAACCACGCTGAAAGATGAGAAAACCGGCATGGTATCTGTGCTGCTGGGCGGCCGTGAGCCGCTGGTCAGCGGTAATCGTGCCTACCAGCTGCAAAGCCGCCCGGGACAAGCAGATCCACGGGAACGAGAGCTGTATCTGGTTAACCCCGATAATCCAGCCCTGGCTACAAGCGTGAACGGCAACGATCTGGGTGGTGAGCTGGGAGCCGTATTGAAATACCGGAACCAGGTGCTGCCCCGAAGCCTGAGTGAAATTGGCAAGGTGGCAGTAGCCATTGCCGATGTGTTCAATCGGGTACAGTCTCAGGGAGTGGATCTGGATGGTCAGCCAGGGCAGAACTTTTTTAACGACATCAACAGCCCGCAGGCCCGCAGCAACCGCTTTCTTGGCACCAACAGCAATGTCGGTGGCGAGGTCAGCATCACAGATGTGGGCAAATTGAGCGGTGATGAGTTCAGCCTTAAATACACCGGCAGCGGTTACGAGCTGACCAACCTGAATACCGGCAAAGTGGAAAGCTATGCCGGTATTGATGAGCTCAATACCAGCCTGGACAGCAACCATGGCATCAGCCTGAAGCTGACGGAAAATCCGGCCGGCTCACTGACGGCCGGCGACATCATGCAATTGCGGCCCACCCGCAGTGGTGCCGGCGAGCTGGGTGTAAACCTGACCGATGGCCGGCAGATTGCGGCCTCCGGCTCGGTGCACGTCAGCCCGGGCAGTGATAACAGTGGCGCCGTCTCTCTGGAGATCACCATAGCTGACCAGACTCGCATACCACAGAAGGGATCCCCCTGGACGGTCAGTTTTGATGATGCCGGTAACTACACTGTCGACTTTGTGAATGCGAGTGGTGATCCACAAAGTGTGACAGCCGCTTTTGATGCCAGTAACCCGGTGATCACGGTGGAAGGGCTCAGTGTGAAAGTGAACGGCTTGCCCAAAGCTTATGATCGCTTTGAAATAGAGCATGCCGCCGGTACCGGCAACAATACTAATGCGGTGGCCCTGGCCAATATCAAATCCGGCAAATGGCTGGACAGGGGAAACACTAGCCTGGCTCAGGGGCTTAATCAGTCGGTGGTGAGTGTGGGTACGCAAACCTATAACCAGCGGATTCGTGCCGAAACCGCGGCGGCGGTTTACAGTCAGTCGCTTGATCGTGAGCAGTCAATAACAGGAGTCAACCTGGATGAAGAAGCAAGCAACCTGCTGCGTTTTCAGCAGGCCTACATGGCGTCGGCCCGTGTGGTGACGGTGGCCAGTGAAGCCATGAATACCCTGTTGCAGATCCGTTAAGGAGCCAT
The Oceanimonas pelagia genome window above contains:
- the flgJ gene encoding flagellar assembly peptidoglycan hydrolase FlgJ — protein: MKNIDNVQNSLLANDIQGLDRLRQQGFARDRGEALDAAARQFESLFTQQLFKSMRDANKVFEADSPMNSRYTQFYQDMHDQQMSSELSRQGSLGLADLIVRQLGGGEDAAAAPEARHFPLENVRRIQGKVVRPPEENTSAAEPGAKAGPPLKAAQNTQDHAVTLAAGQTFDSPEEFVRRLLPAATAASERLGLDPKAMLAQAALETGWGKKIIGRKNGESSHNLFGIKADKSWKAQKTWVSTLEYEQGIAVQVKAPFRTYASFNDSFNDYVQFLNDNPRYGDALQQTGSPRQYFQALQQAGYATDPNYASKLAAVLDTVNRLASQA
- the flgK gene encoding flagellar hook-associated protein FlgK, whose amino-acid sequence is MAVDMYQTGVSGLLAAQAQLATTGHNIANVNTEGYHRQRVEQGTAHAMREGGMYIGTGAQVSSVTRLYQEYAFKDLLVNNTEQAGASALHQRLSHLDQGLTNLSKAITGGMDELYGALNAIVDNPGDLGNRDIALSRAEDLAGQYNRLHDFFSQEMATASSEIDTRSNSINKMTSALARLNQEIQQAGQTGIPNDLLDQRDKLIHQLSSEVKITTLKDEKTGMVSVLLGGREPLVSGNRAYQLQSRPGQADPRERELYLVNPDNPALATSVNGNDLGGELGAVLKYRNQVLPRSLSEIGKVAVAIADVFNRVQSQGVDLDGQPGQNFFNDINSPQARSNRFLGTNSNVGGEVSITDVGKLSGDEFSLKYTGSGYELTNLNTGKVESYAGIDELNTSLDSNHGISLKLTENPAGSLTAGDIMQLRPTRSGAGELGVNLTDGRQIAASGSVHVSPGSDNSGAVSLEITIADQTRIPQKGSPWTVSFDDAGNYTVDFVNASGDPQSVTAAFDASNPVITVEGLSVKVNGLPKAYDRFEIEHAAGTGNNTNAVALANIKSGKWLDRGNTSLAQGLNQSVVSVGTQTYNQRIRAETAAAVYSQSLDREQSITGVNLDEEASNLLRFQQAYMASARVVTVASEAMNTLLQIR